One part of the Lotus japonicus ecotype B-129 chromosome 2, LjGifu_v1.2 genome encodes these proteins:
- the LOC130737909 gene encoding bystin — translation MGKRKERIQNPEPFVPDGAEYAKSKKPSKAPKQHQKEEKMIASCISSKIMKEALIQQKEEAEEEDHNNGTKSSFNGLQDLAATLNEEDDDVDDFAGFPETQSQFGGYKEEELNEEDERLMEAFLSKEPGRQKTLADIIVERIKEKDVSVASENRPVPKLDKSIIDVYKGVATLLSRYTIGKIPKAFKHIPSMQHWEEVLYVTEPENWSPNAMYQATRIFASNLGAKKAERFYRLVLLARVREDIRKNKRLHFALYQSLKKALYKPAAFFKGILFPLCESRTCTLREAVIVGSIIEKVSIPPLHSSVALLKLAGMEYCGTTSYFIKLLLEKKYALPYRVVDAVVAHFMKFLNETRIMPVIWHQSLLTFAQRYKNELQKEQKDNLKFLLEKQKHKLVTPEISKELNHSRNRGEKEDDLMSISVPVSMLIKPIEEKRDEIPEVPMEED, via the exons ATGGGAAAGAGGAAGGAGAGGATTCAGAATCCGGAACCGTTTGTTCCGGATGGCGCTGAATATGCCAAGTCGAAGAAACCTTCGAAGGCTCCCAAACAGCACCAGAAGGAAGAGAAGATGATCGCTTCCTGCATCAGCTCGAAGATCATGAAGGAGGCTTTGATTCAGCAAAAGGAGGAGGCTGAGGAGGAGGACCACAACAACGGCACCAAGAGCTCCTTTAATGGCCTCCAAGACCTCGCCGCCACGCTCAATGAAGAAGACGATGATGTTGATGACTTTGCTGGATTCCCTGAAACTCAGAGCCAGTTCGGTGGATATAAAGAG GAGGAGCTTAATGAGGAGGATGAGAGACTAATGGAAGCATTCTTATCAAAAGAACCAGGTCGCCAGAAAACACTTGCAGACATCATTGTtgaaagaataaaagaaaaggATGTTTCGGTTGCTTCAG AAAATCGACCAGTGCCTAAATTGGATAAATCCATTATTGACGTATACAAGGG TGTTGCAACTCTACTTAGTAGATATACGATAGGAAAAATTCCTAAGGCATTCAAACACATCCCCTCCATGCAACACTGGGAGGAGGTCCTGTATGTAACTGAACCTGAAAATTGGTCTCCAAATGCTATGTATCAAGCCACAAGGATTTTTGCTTCTAATTTAGGTGCAAAAAAGGCAGAACGCTTCTACAGGCTTGTGCTGCTTGCTAGAGTGAGAGAAGATATAAGAAAGAACAAGCGGCTGCATTTTGCTTTATACCAAAGTCTGAAGAAGGCATTGTACAAACCCGCTGCTTTCTTTAAGGGAATATTGTTTCCACTATGTGAG TCGCGCACATGCACTCTCAGGGAAGCAGTCATTGTTGGAAGCATTATAGAAAAGGTTTCTATTCCTCCACTTCATTCAAG TGTTGCACTACTGAAGCTTGCTGGGATGGAATATTGTGGCACCACAAG CTATTTCATAAAGCTTCTTCTGGAGAAGAAATATGCTTTACCATATCGTGTGGTTGATGCTGTTGTGGCTCATTTTATGAAGTTTCTCAATGAAACGAGGATAATGCCTGTTATATGGCACCAGTCACTTCTTACATTTGCGCAGAG GTACAAAAATGAGCTGCAGAAGGAACAGAAGGATAACTTGAAGTTTCTACTGGAAAAGCAAAAGCATAAATTA GTTACACCTGAAATTAGTAAAGAGTTGAACCACAGCCGTAACCGAGGTGAAAAGGAGGATGATCTTATGTCAATCT CCGTTCCAGTCTCTATGTTAATAAAGCCTATTGAAGAAAAAAGAGATGAGATTCCAGAGGTACCAATGGAGGAGGACTGA